In bacterium, the following proteins share a genomic window:
- a CDS encoding TIGR04283 family arsenosugar biosynthesis glycosyltransferase — protein MAEMKQDTFFSIIIPVFNEASIIGSAINNHCRLNNVEIIVSDGGSEDNTVAIAKEFSGRYSNVIITFSPKGRGVQMNTGAQKALGEWLIFLHADTFLPDESFQVMVNHIADNQETHAGAFTLRLDHEGFFYRYMEFYAAWRCRLIKLPFGDHGFFIRRSVFEELGGFRSDFPVMEDVEMIHRLKRQYPLVMLDAPVFSSVRRFEKDGRWNRSLTNLLVQSCYFFGIHPRKLVQLYNKEI, from the coding sequence ATGGCTGAAATGAAGCAGGATACGTTTTTTTCAATTATCATTCCGGTATTTAATGAAGCTTCGATCATAGGTTCAGCGATCAACAACCATTGTCGTCTGAATAACGTTGAAATCATCGTATCGGATGGCGGCAGTGAAGATAATACCGTTGCAATTGCAAAAGAATTTTCGGGCCGATATTCCAATGTTATAATCACGTTTTCACCAAAAGGGCGTGGCGTTCAAATGAATACCGGAGCCCAAAAAGCTCTGGGAGAATGGTTGATTTTTCTGCACGCTGATACATTTCTGCCCGATGAATCCTTCCAAGTGATGGTTAACCATATTGCGGATAACCAGGAAACCCATGCAGGCGCTTTTACGTTACGACTGGATCATGAAGGTTTTTTTTACCGGTATATGGAGTTTTATGCGGCGTGGCGCTGTAGACTGATCAAACTGCCTTTTGGCGATCACGGATTTTTTATCCGTAGATCGGTTTTTGAAGAACTAGGCGGTTTTCGCAGCGACTTTCCGGTCATGGAAGATGTGGAAATGATACACCGTTTAAAGCGACAATATCCGCTTGTCATGCTCGATGCGCCGGTATTTTCATCTGTTCGCCGTTTCGAAAAAGACGGCCGATGGAACCGTTCCCTGACTAATTTATTAGTACAAAGTTGCTATTTTTTTGGAATACACCCAAGAAAGCTTGTTCAATTATACAACAAAGAAATCTGA
- a CDS encoding inorganic phosphate transporter, with protein sequence MLVLILLSVFFLAYSNGANDNFKGVATLFGSGTTDYKKAIRWATITTALGSVASLFFAESLVRNFSGKGLVPESIVTMPEFAAAVAIGAAATVMLATVIGMPVSTTHGLVGALAGSGVVAVGLEFNFQKLGSTFFLPLIVSPLISAVICLVAYLIFKKIRISAGIEKTSCACIGEENPAFAFQLAAFTTINGTASGKLSLKVDSQENCREQYIGRFIGVSAQTLLDFAHFFTAGVVCFARGLNDIPKIAGLLLLINTLNLNHDIMLITIAVVLGGWLNARKVAETMSKKITTMNDGQGFTANLVTSVLVTTASVHGLPVSTTHVSVGSLFGIGMITGKTNWSIVRDIAFSWILTLPLAAFLGATAYWIIVNF encoded by the coding sequence ATGTTGGTTCTCATTTTATTGAGCGTTTTTTTTCTGGCCTATTCTAATGGCGCGAACGATAACTTTAAAGGCGTTGCAACGCTTTTTGGAAGCGGGACGACGGATTATAAAAAAGCTATTCGGTGGGCGACAATTACGACTGCGTTAGGTTCAGTGGCATCTTTGTTTTTTGCGGAATCGCTTGTCAGGAATTTTTCAGGCAAAGGTTTAGTACCTGAAAGTATTGTTACGATGCCGGAATTTGCAGCCGCAGTTGCCATCGGTGCGGCAGCAACGGTGATGCTAGCTACTGTGATCGGCATGCCCGTTTCGACCACACATGGTCTCGTTGGTGCTCTGGCAGGAAGCGGTGTTGTAGCCGTGGGATTGGAATTCAATTTCCAGAAACTTGGATCAACTTTTTTTCTTCCGCTGATAGTGAGTCCGTTAATTTCAGCTGTGATATGCCTGGTTGCCTATTTGATTTTTAAAAAAATCCGTATTTCAGCGGGCATTGAAAAAACAAGCTGTGCATGTATCGGCGAAGAAAATCCGGCTTTTGCATTTCAGCTGGCCGCCTTTACAACGATAAATGGAACAGCATCAGGTAAACTTTCGTTAAAAGTTGACTCACAGGAAAATTGCCGGGAGCAGTATATCGGTAGATTTATCGGCGTCAGTGCGCAAACGCTGCTTGATTTTGCCCATTTTTTTACGGCCGGCGTCGTTTGTTTTGCACGCGGCCTCAACGACATACCCAAGATCGCAGGATTATTATTGCTCATCAATACCCTCAATCTGAATCACGATATAATGTTAATTACGATTGCGGTAGTGCTTGGTGGCTGGCTGAACGCACGCAAAGTGGCGGAAACAATGAGCAAAAAAATCACTACGATGAACGATGGGCAAGGTTTTACCGCCAATCTTGTCACTTCGGTATTAGTTACAACAGCCAGTGTGCACGGGCTTCCGGTGTCGACGACGCACGTGTCGGTCGGCTCGCTCTTTGGGATTGGAATGATCACTGGCAAGACTAACTGGAGCATTGTCCGTGACATTGCGTTTTCGTGGATACTCACACTGCCGTTGGCGGCTTTTCTGGGCGCGACTGCCTATTGGATTATCGTTAATTTCTAA